Below is a genomic region from Henckelia pumila isolate YLH828 chromosome 3, ASM3356847v2, whole genome shotgun sequence.
GAAACTTCTCGAACAAGCCGCTCCGTCCACTCAGTTCCCCCCGCTTCAGGTTTCGATTTTAAATGATGcacgaaatatttttttttgtcctATTTTTACTCTGAATGAGTTGATTCTATTGTACTTGTTCCTGTTTTTGGGGGGAAATAGAGGAATTTGGATCAGTTGGAAGCCCTGTCGAAGAAGTTGAAGGCAAAAACTTTGCGAGCTGAAGCTCCTTCTCAGTCCATTGCTGCCACCAGGTAAACGAAGTTTGATTTTTAGTCTTGAAATTTTACTGGTGTATGCATCTAATTTTgccagttttttttttctattttgtttTATCGAAAGAATATCTGGCTTTTTGTGCATAAAATAGATAGCGTTATTACTATAGTTCAAAGTTGTTGTCTTTCTCCCAGTTGTTGGAATTTTAGATTTTGAAATATACTGTCATGACCTAAATGCTAGAACATTTCGTTGCTTTAGTACATAGCAATAACATTTTTGGTCCACATGGCATCTCCTTGTCGATTATTGCAACATCAAACAGAGACAATTCAGTTGTGATGCATTTGTAGGTTATTAGCCCGTGAGggattgaatgtgatgcattTGTAGGTTATTAGCCCGTGAGGGATTGAATGCTGAGCAGCTTGCTCGTGATCTTAAATCCTTTGAACTGAAGGTATACTTTTCTTTTCAGCCCAACCATTTTTTAATATTGTTGTGTTAGATACGTATAAGATATGTGCAATATGACCTTGGAACTTATCGACTGGTGTTTTGTATTCTCATGACTCAAGAAAAGAACAGAGGAGGAAGATAGAAGTCTCAAGAAAATACTGATATTTCTGGCAAATATCTTATGCTTCTGGTATCACGATATAGGTTTACATGGTTGCAACCAACTATTAAATTGGTCCATGGCCCATGTCAAACCACCATAGGTCTAGCAAATAGAAAAATCTTCCCGATAATATTCCTAATTTTGTTCAGATGTAAGTGGTGCAAGTGGCCAAAGATTTTTTTAGATGCTTAcctttattaaatttatatattctgtaaattaaaatatacatgCATCGATACTTGTACATATACCTGATTTAATAATTCATTTGATGTGCATAGGCAGCCTACCTCAAAGTTTTCATCAGAAGAATGCTTCAACACTAATAAAATTTTGCAAGCaccatttattatatttatgtttCTGGAATTTTTCTCTTTCAAATTGTTTCTGAGTAATAAATTACGGCCCACCTCGAATATGGAAATTATTCAAGGATATGTTTTTAATATGGATGATTTCAGCTTTGCTTGTacattatattaatttaattgttgcTTTGCCAGAAACTGATGCTGATAGCTTTCTTCTGTAACTTTTCATGTGAAGTTTTTTCCAACTTAAGTTTCCCGAGTTTATTTATGatgtttatgtatttttttctGTATGGCCTTTTGTCTTTGCTCGTCTTTTTTAAAGACAACATATGAAGATGTCTTTCCTGCTGAGGCTACTACGGTTGAAGAGTATCTACAGCAGGTAGTTCGTTCTGTCACGTTTATGCGTAATTCAGAAAGAACATGCACAAATATTCAAAAGGAAAGGTTTTTCAAGAATTTTCTAATAATTGACATTATGATTGCTGCTGCTCAGGTCCGTGAAATGGCAATGGTCTCAGCCGTTCAGGAAGCTCAGAAAGATAATCTTAGAAGTTTTAATGATTATATGATTTCTGTTTTGGAGGTATACGTGTCTGGATTGTGGAGTAGGATCCTTATTCATTTTCGTTAAGCATTCTCATCGATCTTATCTGATTTCAGCGCGTAATGATAGTGTTATATTTTCGTATATTTTTTCTCATGTAAAATTTATTCCGCAGGAAGATTGGCGTAAAGAAAAAAGAGATTTCCTGCAGAGTCTGAGCCGAATTGCAACCCTACCAAAGAAAATTATAAGTGATTCTAGCCCTGGGGTTAGTCGCTATGGTCAAATAGTTCCTGCTATTTCTAGTCCTCAGGTTTCATCTAGCCCATCAGGTATGGAGCTGGCAATTTTGGGGAATAAACCTGTGCTCGAAAAAAAGGCGGTTGTATATGCTGAGGTTGTGAAAAATCTGAACAGTGCTAGGGAGCGAGGCATAGCCTTCAAAGTAAGCTTTTTGAGCATTAGTAAGAGCTTAAACGGTTTTACCAGAAACCAAGTGTTCACAAATAAACAAAATGATGTGTGCATGTGAATTGTTTGTTCAAGATTTATGCTTTAAGTCTGGTCTCATCGGTTATTTTTCAAGTTTGTCATAGGAAAGAAGTGCTTCTATATTTGGTAGGCACTTCAACTTAGCGTGTTAGGTAATGGTAAGCTACTTGTTTCTTAATCTCAGCCTGCCGCAGCTTTTGGAAATGCGTACGAGAGTCTGAAACTTGATACTGCTGGTTCAAAATCTGTCAACATGCTGAAAATATGGCACCTAGTAATGGTATATTGTGAACAGAGTGCTTGTTTCTTGATTTTCAAATTATGCACAATGATTGTCTTTTTACATGAAATTGGGTTTAAATTTAGTGGTGGATATATCGAACCTGACAGGCCTTGATGGGTGAGCATTTACCGCTTCATCGGAATGTGTCCAAAAAAATGTCCTTAATACTGGGAGCACGGCACCATCTGGAGTGGGGACATGGGAAGTATGTGTTGGATATGATTCAAAATTATCCTGCACAGGTAGCTTTTTGTTATCTTTCATTATTACCAATTTTTTGTCTAACTGTCTGTCTTTATCTTAAATGATTGCCCAGCTTTTATGAACTCTTGTTTGAGTCGATGTATATGtggaaatattaaaaaaatatgatatttggTTATGTTATGTACTATGTAGTACGGAtacttattaatttttttttggatgtaTTGGATATGGGTATGGATATGATACGCTGTTATGCGTGTCGGATACAGCAACATCCATTTGACCAATTGTATACACCTTGGACACTGGAGTGATACGCCTTGGATACGGGAGGAAATACGCATTGGTGGAATTGCAAGAAATTAAAAGGTTTAGGGGTCAAATGGGAAAAAAAACTGAATTTTGGGGGACTAATAATTTAAAAACAACTGAAAATTAATTGGGCTTCATCTCAACATCATCACTCTCCTCTCCTCATCTCGAAGCCGCCCTTATCTCTATTTCCCGCAGGAAGCTCGTCAGTCGCCGCCGCTGCCCAAGCTCCTCAAATACTCAAAATAAACTTCAATTTGATTTACCCGGTTACAAATCaaattccttttcttttctattcCAAATCACTCTCCTAGTATGCAATGGATATTATGAATGATGAATATAGCTTTCTATCTCttcgatttttaatttttagtacTAAAGTTACATACACacacaatatatttatatatatttttaatttgtagtAATTGCCGCATTTTGTCTTATATTTTCAAAAGTTGCAGTATCGCCGTATCCATATCGATACCCGTACCGTATCCAACTATCCATGCAACATAGGTTTTGCAGTGTTTCTGCGCTTAACTCTTAATCCAACTTTGTCTTGAACATTACCATCTTGTGTTTTGTTACTAAAAAACGTTCACGCTATCTGCTGATGTTATTGCAGGCTGCTCTTGGTGGAGCTGTTGGTAATCTTCAAAGAATCCGTGCCTTCCTTCGGGTTTGTTTGAGCTATTGCATCATTCAATGAATTATTGAAATAATGCGAAGCTACAAGAGTTGGATATACTCTTTCTTAGGGTTACTAACAATTTGAGtcaatgttattatttttgttcCATAGATCCGTTTACGTGATTATGGAGTGCTTGATTTTGATGCTGATGATTTCCGTCGGCAGCCTCCAATAGATACCACATGGCAGCAGGTCTGATTCCCCTTTTTTTGTTACTAGTGGTGTATTGGTAATGACTAGTGAAGTTACTCAATCCTCACGTTGTCTGTGGACTGGCCATTTATGTAATCTTACTCTTATGGTATATGCTGCTGATTTTTTAAGCTACTTTTCGGACTCATTTAGAAGATTGTTTTGGTGATCTGCTTTTATTATATTCAATTCAATAGTTTAAAACTGTAAACTGCTTATGGTAAACTGTTTAACAGATATACTTCTGCCTGAGAACTGGATACTATGACGATGCCAGAGAAGTTGCGCGAACATCTCGTGCTTCGCAGAATTTTGCTCCTATGGTATTAATTGTAAATTGGTTTTTACATAAACTTAtttacttttttattttcttagatAGCTCTCTATCTTGATAGCTTGCTGAGTGGATCTCTACAGGAGGCATGGTTTCAGCAGACACTGCATCTGCTGCTACCGAAGAATGTGAGAAATTATTGCGAATGACTGATAGGGTGGGCCGAGCATCGTATGACAAGAAAAAGTTACTCTTGAATGCCATTATTTCTGGTTCCAGGAGGCTTATCGATCGATTACTTAGAGAACTTCCTACAATCTTTAACACTATTGAGGATTTCTTGTGGTTCATGCTATCTGCTGTACAAGACAGCTCTGTTGGTTCCTCTTCTTCGGCTGTCCTAAGTGATGGATTATCTCCTTACAGTTTGGAAGACTTGCAGTCTTATCTGAATAAGTTTGAGTCTTCATATTATACAAAGAATGGAAAGGATCCTTTGGTGTATCCATATGTTTTACTTTTGAGCATCCAACTGCTTCCTGCTGTTCACCATTTGTCCAAAGATGCAGGAGATGAAGGATACAGTGTTGATGCTGTGCATATATCAATCGTGCTGTCAGACTATGGTATACTCTCAGAAAGTTCTGGGTCAGGTCAAAAGTTGGGAGTGATGGATGCTTTTGCTGAGGCATCTAGTATGATCAGGCAGTATGGGGCTGCCTATTTGGGACATGGTGACTTGGAAACAGCACTGGAATATTATGTCCAAGCTGCTGCTGCTGTCGATGACGGCAAATTATCGTGGACTGGGAGAGGTAATATGGATCAACAAAGGCAGAGGACCTTGATTTTAAAGCAACTGCTGATGGAGATTTTGTTACATGATGGTGGGATTTATCTTTTAATTGGCTCGAGAGGTTCTGGAGAAGAAGGTCAGTTGGGAAGATTTTTTACTGATGCGAAGACCAGACAGCAGTTTCTGCTCGATTCAGCTGGATTGTGTCTGCAGTCTGGCTTATATGATAAAGTAATCTCTCTTTAAGTTTTCATGCTAAACGAATTTAGTTTGATGCTCGGATCTTTGTGCAACAATTCTTGAAATTCACATCTAATTAGGTTTTTCTGCCCTACCAGCATGTTCtaatatgaataaaaatatatttgtttatGCCATTAGGATTGTCTGTGAAGCGATTCATTCTTGTTTCCACTGTATTTGTGGTACCTCCCCTTGCTTCTCTCACCGTTGATTTATGAAGAAATTCCAACTATATTTCCTTTTTGTTGTAATTCCTCTTTCTTCTATTTTTGAGCCGATATTTCCCTTTCTAATTATACTGAAGTTTATGCATTTTTACCATCAAATTTCAGGCCATAGAAATTCA
It encodes:
- the LOC140886840 gene encoding nuclear pore complex protein NUP93A-like; this encodes MSSDADMTGWTDLLHSSSKLLEQAAPSTQFPPLQRNLDQLEALSKKLKAKTLRAEAPSQSIAATRLLAREGLNAEQLARDLKSFELKTTYEDVFPAEATTVEEYLQQVREMAMVSAVQEAQKDNLRSFNDYMISVLEEDWRKEKRDFLQSLSRIATLPKKIISDSSPGVSRYGQIVPAISSPQVSSSPSGMELAILGNKPVLEKKAVVYAEVVKNLNSARERGIAFKPAAAFGNAYESLKLDTAGSKSVNMLKIWHLVMALMGEHLPLHRNVSKKMSLILGARHHLEWGHGKYVLDMIQNYPAQAALGGAVGNLQRIRAFLRIRLRDYGVLDFDADDFRRQPPIDTTWQQIYFCLRTGYYDDAREVARTSRASQNFAPMLAEWISTGGMVSADTASAATEECEKLLRMTDRVGRASYDKKKLLLNAIISGSRRLIDRLLRELPTIFNTIEDFLWFMLSAVQDSSVGSSSSAVLSDGLSPYSLEDLQSYLNKFESSYYTKNGKDPLVYPYVLLLSIQLLPAVHHLSKDAGDEGYSVDAVHISIVLSDYGILSESSGSGQKLGVMDAFAEASSMIRQYGAAYLGHGDLETALEYYVQAAAAVDDGKLSWTGRGNMDQQRQRTLILKQLLMEILLHDGGIYLLIGSRGSGEEGQLGRFFTDAKTRQQFLLDSAGLCLQSGLYDKAIEIQKRVGAFSAALDTINKCLSEAICSLSRGRLDGESRITGFIHSGNEILETFKYYPEISPQERENVMEQQTVLRQLEAILAIHKLSRLGNLLDALREVAKLSFLPLDPRAPDSVSDAFQNLSPHVQACVPGLLKVALHCLDTASDTDGSLRSLRAKIANFLANNLNRNWPRDLYEKVACSL